The Cucurbita pepo subsp. pepo cultivar mu-cu-16 unplaced genomic scaffold, ASM280686v2 Cp4.1_scaffold001797, whole genome shotgun sequence region NNNNNNNNNNNNNNNNNNNNNNNNNNNNNNNNNNNNNNNNNNNNNNNNNNNNNNNNNNNNNNNNNNNNNNNNNNNNNNNNNNNNNNNNNNNNNNNNNNNNNNNNNNNNNNNNNNNNNNNNNNNNNNNNNNNNNNNNNNNNNNNNNNNNNNNNNNNNNNNNNNNNNNNNNNNNNNNNNNNNNNNNNNNNNNNNNNNNNNNNNNNNNNNNNNNNNNNNNNNNNNNNNNNNNNNNNNNNNNNNNNNNNNNNNNNNNNNNNNNNNNNNNNNNNNNNNNNNNNNNNNNNNNNNNNNNNNNNNNNNNNNNNNNNNNNNNNNNNNNNNNNNNNNNNNNNNNNNNNNNNNNNNNNNNNNNNNNNNNNNNNNNNNNNNNNNNNNNNNNNNNNNNNNNNNNNNNNNNNNNNNNNNNNNNNNNNNNNNNNNNNNNNNNNNNNNNNNNNNNNNNNNNNNNNNNNNNNNNNNNNNNNNNNNNNNNNNNNNNNNNNNNNNNNNNNNNNNNNNNNNNNNNNNNNNNNNNNNNNNNNNNNNNNNNNNNNNNNNNNNNNNNNNNNNNNNNNNNNNNNNNNNNNNNNNNNNNNNNNNNNNNNNNNNNNNNNNNNNNNNNNNNNNNNNNNNNNNNNNNNNNNNNNNNNNNNNNNNNNNNNNNNNNNNNNNNNNNNNNNNNNNNNNNNNNNNNNNNNNNNNNNNNNNNNNNNNNNNNNNNNNNNNNNNNNNNNNNNNNNNNNNNNNNNNNNNNNNNNNNNNNNNNNNNNNNNNNNNNNNNNNNNNNNNNNNNNNNNNNNNNNNNNNNNNNNNNNNNNNNNNNNNNNNNNNNNNNNNNNNNNNNNNNNNNNNNNNNNNNNNNNNNNNNNNNNNNNNNNNNNNNNNNNNNNNNNNNNNNNNNNNNNNNNNNNNNNNNNNNNNNNNNNNNNNNNNNNNNNNNNNNNNNNNNNNNNNNNNNNNNNNNNNNNNNNNNNNNNNNNNNNNNNNNNNNNNNNNNNNNNNNNNNNNNNNNNNNNNNNNNNNNNNNNNNNNNNNNNNNNNNNNNNNNNNNNNNNNNNNNNNNNNNNNNNNNNNNNNNNNNNNNNNNNNNNNNNNNNNNNNNNNNNNNNNNNNNNNNNNNNNNNNNNNNNNNNNNNNNNNNNNNNNNNNNNNNNNNNNNNNNNNNNNNNNNNNNNNNNNNNNNNNNNNNNNNNNNNNNNNNNNNNNNNNNNNNNNNNNNNNNNNNNNNNNNNNNNNNNNNNNNNNNNNNNNNNNNNNNNNNNNNNNNNNNNNNNNNNNNNNNNNNNNNNNNNNNNNNNNNNNNNNNNNNNNNNNNNNNNNNNNNNNATTCCGATGATGAGGTTCCTTTATCatcgaaatttcaaatgaaGTCTGCTTCAGGGGTATTGGGTGGTAGACAACATGGTTTTGATGAAAAGAAACCATTGGATTCAAAAGTTCATCAGAATGGTTCGACCTCAAGGGATAAGCTGCAAAAGCCTGCTGTTGTTTCCAGCAAGAGACCTCTTCCTAATGCAGATTCCCATTCCTCTTCTCAGATTTCATCGAAAAAGCCAAAGCTTTCAGACTCATCTACTCCTTTGAGTACCAATACAGTATCATTGAAAGCAAAACAAGAAGTAGCTGACGACGATGACCATATTCCTATTTCACAGAGAATGAAGATGTCTGCAGCAGTGAATAAGTCATCAGGTTCTAAGAAAACAGTATCAAAAgtggcttcttcttcaatcaaaaaAACActcaagaaatccaaaaagcCAGTCAAGAAATCCAAATATGTTAAGTCCACAAAGTTGCTGCCCAGTTCTGGTGATGGACAGAAAAAATGGAC contains the following coding sequences:
- the LOC111786498 gene encoding DNA topoisomerase 1 beta-like — encoded protein: MKSASGVLGGRQHGFDEKKPLDSKVHQNGSTSRDKLQKPAVVSSKRPLPNADSHSSSQISSKKPKLSDSSTPLSTNTVSLKAKQEVADDDDHIPISQRMKMSAAVNKSSGSKKTVSKVASSSIKKTLKKSKKPVKKSKYVKSTKLLPSSGDGQKKWTTLVHNGVIFPPPYQTHGVKILHKGKPVDLTPEQEEVATMFAVMKDTDYMQKPKFKENFWNDWRKLLGKNHVIQNLDDCDFTPIYDWYQTEKEKKKQMTTEVSL